A single region of the Gephyromycinifex aptenodytis genome encodes:
- a CDS encoding glycine--tRNA ligase — protein sequence MQDALRQLSDYWISRGCLTWQPFNTEVGAGTMNPATVLRVLGPEPWDVAYVEPSVRPDDSRYGENPNRLQTHTQFQVILKPEPGDPQELYLGSLEALGIDLDAHDVRFVEDNWAQPAIGAWGLGWEVWLDGMEITQFTYFQQVGGQDLDPIPVELTYGMERILMAQQGVTHFKDIAYARKPSGEIITYGEAFGQQEYEMSRYYLDDADVETNRALYEGYVREATRMVQARLPVPAHQYILKSSHAFNVLDARGAISTTERAQAFATMRRLMRDTASLWVERREELGFPLIKSKSDAADAAAQHDSASESVTPKAERVEIAADAAPQTFALEIGVEELPPHVLPQTVEAVREALTGGLAATRLEHGAITVDGTPRRVIAVVEDVAAREPDATQLRKGPKWQAAFDAEGNPSKALQGFMRGQGVEVEQIVKAEVGGNEHACVEIDAPGRDAVCVLTEIVEKTVSGLRAEKNMRWNDPALSFSRAVRWLVAFWGETLVPAQVSQVRAGRETYLQRVTSATRDGHGRSGTRSDGALLGFVEVSGADALLEAIGRGGIEWNTAARREDVVTQARALAEGAGGTIDFDANADLVDEITNLVEDPQAILGYFDKRYLDLPERILTSVMAKHQRYLPLRDVNGTLMNAFLTVANGMCDDDVVRAGNESVLRARYEDALFFWNADLQTTNADEFVPGLDKLTFENRLGSVGQRARRIADVAAALGKHIGLDEVQAQTLTRAGQLAKFDLSTQLVVEMSSLAGFVAREYATRLGETQAVADALYEMEAPHTALDAVPASVPGALLALADRFDLLAAMFAIGAKPTGSSDPYGLRRAALGVVRILRETSSGPLAALREVTVRGGLQAAAQRLRQQGIQVADDAIEAAAEFTQGRFAQLLRDEGVSAGLVATVLPGADRPGGLGRALVDVESLRGDAQFAALVAALVRVERIVPAGTEPQYDAAKLTEPAEVALRERLEALPASATDDLPTYQKAASGLVEAINRFFDDILVMAKDPDVKAARLGLLAAVRATAPAGIDYKALDTVLG from the coding sequence ATGCAAGACGCCCTTCGCCAACTCTCCGACTACTGGATCTCGCGCGGTTGCCTGACGTGGCAGCCTTTCAACACCGAGGTCGGTGCGGGAACGATGAACCCCGCCACCGTGCTGCGGGTACTCGGCCCTGAGCCGTGGGACGTCGCCTACGTCGAGCCCTCGGTGCGCCCCGATGACTCCCGGTACGGGGAGAACCCGAACCGGTTGCAGACCCACACCCAGTTCCAGGTGATCCTCAAACCTGAGCCCGGTGACCCGCAGGAGCTGTACCTGGGCAGTCTCGAAGCGCTCGGCATCGACCTCGACGCACACGATGTGCGGTTCGTGGAGGACAACTGGGCTCAGCCGGCGATCGGTGCGTGGGGTCTGGGCTGGGAAGTCTGGCTCGACGGGATGGAGATCACCCAGTTCACGTACTTCCAGCAGGTCGGCGGTCAGGATCTCGACCCCATCCCCGTCGAGCTGACGTACGGCATGGAGCGCATCCTCATGGCCCAGCAGGGCGTGACGCACTTCAAGGACATCGCCTACGCGCGCAAGCCCAGCGGCGAGATCATCACGTACGGCGAGGCCTTCGGCCAGCAGGAATACGAGATGAGCCGCTACTACCTCGACGACGCCGATGTGGAGACCAACAGGGCCCTCTACGAGGGCTACGTCCGTGAGGCGACCCGGATGGTGCAGGCGCGCCTGCCCGTGCCGGCACACCAGTACATCCTCAAATCCAGTCACGCGTTCAACGTGCTGGACGCGCGCGGCGCCATCAGCACCACGGAGCGTGCCCAGGCGTTCGCGACGATGCGCCGTCTCATGCGCGATACGGCCTCGCTGTGGGTCGAGCGTCGCGAAGAGCTCGGCTTCCCGCTCATCAAGTCCAAGTCCGACGCAGCCGACGCCGCAGCGCAGCACGACTCTGCAAGCGAGAGCGTGACGCCGAAGGCTGAACGCGTCGAGATCGCTGCCGACGCGGCGCCGCAGACCTTCGCGCTCGAGATCGGTGTGGAGGAGTTGCCGCCGCACGTTCTGCCGCAGACCGTCGAGGCCGTCCGTGAGGCGCTCACCGGTGGTCTGGCCGCCACGCGCCTCGAGCACGGCGCGATCACCGTCGACGGGACTCCCCGTCGCGTCATCGCCGTGGTCGAGGACGTCGCCGCCCGCGAGCCGGACGCCACCCAGCTCCGCAAGGGCCCCAAGTGGCAGGCCGCGTTCGACGCTGAGGGCAACCCGTCCAAGGCCCTCCAGGGGTTCATGCGCGGTCAGGGCGTCGAGGTCGAGCAGATCGTCAAGGCCGAGGTCGGCGGCAACGAGCACGCCTGCGTCGAGATCGACGCCCCCGGCCGCGACGCCGTCTGCGTACTCACCGAGATCGTCGAGAAGACCGTCTCCGGCCTGCGGGCCGAGAAGAACATGCGCTGGAACGACCCGGCACTGAGCTTCTCCCGCGCCGTGCGTTGGCTCGTCGCGTTCTGGGGCGAGACGCTCGTTCCCGCTCAGGTCTCCCAGGTGCGCGCCGGGCGCGAGACCTACCTGCAGCGCGTCACCTCCGCCACCCGTGACGGCCATGGCCGTAGCGGGACCCGCAGCGACGGTGCGCTCCTGGGCTTCGTCGAGGTGTCCGGTGCCGATGCGCTGCTGGAGGCCATCGGTCGAGGCGGCATCGAGTGGAACACGGCCGCCCGCCGCGAGGACGTCGTCACGCAGGCGCGCGCGCTCGCTGAGGGCGCCGGAGGCACCATCGACTTCGACGCGAACGCCGACCTGGTCGACGAGATCACGAACCTCGTCGAGGACCCGCAGGCCATCCTCGGGTACTTCGACAAGCGCTACCTCGATCTGCCCGAGCGCATCCTCACCTCGGTCATGGCCAAGCACCAGCGCTACCTGCCGCTGCGCGACGTGAACGGCACCTTGATGAACGCGTTCCTCACCGTGGCCAACGGCATGTGCGACGACGACGTGGTGCGCGCCGGTAACGAGTCGGTGCTGCGTGCTCGCTACGAAGACGCGCTGTTCTTCTGGAACGCCGACCTGCAGACCACCAACGCCGACGAGTTCGTGCCCGGCCTCGACAAGCTCACCTTCGAGAATCGTCTCGGCTCCGTCGGGCAGCGTGCGCGCCGCATCGCCGACGTCGCCGCAGCCCTCGGCAAGCACATCGGCCTTGACGAGGTGCAGGCGCAGACCCTGACCCGGGCTGGGCAACTGGCCAAGTTCGATCTGTCCACGCAGCTCGTCGTCGAAATGAGCAGCCTCGCCGGTTTCGTCGCCCGCGAGTACGCGACTCGCCTCGGCGAGACCCAGGCTGTGGCGGACGCGCTGTATGAGATGGAGGCGCCGCACACGGCGCTCGACGCGGTCCCGGCGTCGGTGCCGGGCGCGCTTTTGGCGCTGGCTGACCGCTTCGATCTGCTCGCCGCGATGTTCGCGATCGGGGCCAAGCCGACCGGCTCCTCGGACCCGTACGGTCTGCGGCGGGCAGCGTTGGGTGTGGTGCGCATTCTGCGGGAGACGAGTTCAGGCCCGTTGGCGGCGCTGCGTGAGGTGACGGTACGCGGCGGGCTTCAGGCTGCGGCGCAGCGGTTGCGGCAGCAGGGGATCCAGGTCGCTGACGACGCCATCGAGGCTGCGGCGGAGTTCACCCAGGGCCGGTTCGCGCAGTTGCTACGTGATGAGGGTGTCTCGGCGGGTTTGGTGGCCACGGTGCTGCCTGGCGCGGATCGCCCTGGCGGTCTCGGACGGGCGCTGGTCGATGTGGAGTCGCTGCGCGGCGACGCGCAGTTCGCGGCGTTGGTGGCCGCGTTGGTGCGGGTGGAGCGGATCGTCCCGGCGGGCACCGAGCCGCAGTACGACGCCGCCAAGCTCACCGAGCCGGCAGAGGTGGCGCTGCGGGAGCGCCTGGAGGCGCTGCCCGCGTCAGCGACCGACGACCTACCCACCTACCAGAAGGCGGCCAGCGGGCTGGTGGAGGCGATCAACCGCTTCTTCGACGACATCCTCGTCATGGCCAAGGACCCCGACGTCAAGGCAGCCCGGCTGGGTCTGCTCGCCGCCGTCCGCGCCACAGCACCGGCCGGGATCGACTACAAGGCCCTGGACACAGTGCTGGGTTAA
- a CDS encoding GntR family transcriptional regulator, translating into MSAAVVIDPADPTPPYEQLRRQLAGYITTGELPAGTRLSPVRQLAADLDLANGTVARAYRELEAAGLVHTRRGAGTTVLEQSPEATGEARRARLAALAAAFVADSRRLQITDADALAAVEAAQHGGIALARERSPA; encoded by the coding sequence GTGAGCGCGGCCGTCGTCATCGACCCCGCAGACCCCACCCCGCCGTACGAGCAGTTACGCCGCCAACTCGCCGGCTACATCACTACCGGCGAACTCCCGGCAGGAACCCGGTTGTCGCCGGTGCGGCAGCTCGCCGCCGACCTCGACCTTGCCAACGGCACCGTCGCCCGCGCCTACCGCGAACTGGAGGCCGCCGGGTTGGTGCACACGCGGCGTGGGGCGGGCACGACCGTACTCGAGCAGAGCCCCGAAGCCACCGGAGAGGCACGCCGCGCACGCCTGGCAGCGTTGGCTGCGGCGTTCGTCGCCGACAGCCGCCGCCTCCAGATCACCGATGCCGATGCCCTGGCCGCCGTCGAGGCAGCCCAGCACGGCGGGATCGCTCTCGCGCGGGAGCGCAGTCCCGCCTGA